The sequence below is a genomic window from Lytechinus pictus isolate F3 Inbred chromosome 6, Lp3.0, whole genome shotgun sequence.
GTTTATGTTTTGTGAGAGGATCTTCACGATTAAATGctttaccacattgatcacattcAAAGGGCTTCTCACCTGCATGGATTCGTTTATGTTTTGTGAGATTACCTTCTAGATTAAATGCTTTAAaacattgatcacatacatagggcttctcacctgtatgactttgtttatgttttgtgGGATTGTCTTCATTAGTACACAATATTTCACCAACATGATTTTCTTTACCTTCTGAGATATTATCTTGAAATTCATTACATTGTTTATCAAAAATATCAGCATTCCtatttgttttgatattttcaattttacctGCTAGGATTTCATGCGGtagtatatttttatcaaagcGTTTCATCTCAGCTTTACAATAATTTCTGATCTTATAGTTTGACACAGCATTGCTACCATAATTTCTTATACCAGTGCTAGTGTTGATCTTCATCACTCTACTGAGAGCAGGTTTTTGTATTTCTCCTTTGATGAACTGTAGAATGTCTTCCTTTGGTGCGTCTGCTGGGGGGATGACACCACGATGACCATGTTTGTACTTGAGATGCCTTGCCAGGACCAAAGGGATAGCATAGAGTGATCCACAGTACTCACATCTATAGACTCCAGAATCTAAAATAATGAGGGACAATGGGGGGCGGTATAGACAAAGTCAATGAAACAATTAcataaatttcactttttttcaaagccTCTATTCTGATaattctcccccccccaaatgcCTGTAATTATTCAAGTTTTATAACTATATGATATGAACATGTATCTCCTAaaatcagggttcccagcttatcaagaaaacaaaattccctgattttttttcctgatgaAGTTTAGAAATTCcctgaaaattatttaaacccattcccactTTTGCAtggttttctaagttgttgcagtgaattattgtaaaaaaaaaacactaaaaacaACCataccataaccagtcattcaatggttgatgttttgatatgcaaaaaATATGACAGAGTTTGACTACCATGCTTTTGACTTTGGGGccaatcaaaattccctgattttatccctcatttgaggcagttttccctgatttgaggtatttttaaaataaaattccctgattttccaGGACTTGAAAAGAGTATAATAGTTTTCCCTGATTTCCATGATGGGCTGGGAAACCTGTAAAATTATTATGGTATCAATTTTGAATAACCTAGCATTGCTTGTAGATATCAAAGACTAGTATATCGACAAATACCTCAGGCCCGCAAAGACAACAGTTTATATCCGTAAAAGAGGCCACACTGAATGAATATTGCTGAAATGAGATTTTAGTCCTTTCAATTAACTAAATATACCAAAATGAATAGATTAAATTATTtgactttcatgtatttttttcaaaagtcaaTCTATTGATTTCAGTCATGATCTTCATAAGATGTagactcatttttttttcttaaataggACTTACACATCAAACACATACTTCTATTTAGGACATATCTTTATGTACATTGTAGGGAAGATTCCAGTTCAATCTAATTTTAAGACAATCAATAAAAAAGACATGGAAAGGATAAAGAAAAAGAACGAGGAGGAAAGGAAGAATCTTCCAAATATAAATTTTGAGAGGTGCATTCCTGCTGTATGGCAAATATTTGTGAATCAAATACCTGTTTCTACACTGAGTTTATTGAGCTGTGATGTGATACCGAGATCCTTAGCGTACTGCTCTCCATAGTAGACCAGTAGCTCCCTTCCTGGACAGATCGGTTTGAAGGTACGATAGTAGATCTCACCAAGATACTGAAATGCTACAAGGTTCTGTTCACCCTCATTACGTGCACAGTTGATGTATCTCATCCAGTTTCCTGTCAGCTCACTGTTACTGTCAACATAGTGGTGGGCTTTGCTTTCTGTACAGATCTACAAAgtagaaaattgaaatagacATTGTAATTGAAACTACCATAGCAACTGAAATAGAGCTTGAACAAGAAGTTGGgaatgaaaattgatttgcaATCGATAGGTAGTCATACTGGCATTTAAACTGTATCTTGAAATTCATATAAGAACAGGAAAGCTTAGGAGAGtcatcaatttttattcatggttttgtgataaataaaaatgttatgtgGGGAAAATTAAGGTCACATTTAGCTATCTTATTAAAGGGATCATTGCCTTCTGGGAGCAGCTGATTGAAAAACTCTGAAACTAAAAATGAACCATGCGTatgagtgatttttttaatgagaacaAAGGGAAACAATGACTTCAAAACTACCACTGTTTAAGTAACATCAGTGTTTAGAATCTGGACTGTTTGACCTGGGGCCTATTACATAAAACTAGTTATGATAAAAaacttatttcataaaacaaaaacttgCAATAACAGTTATGAAGCTACTGAAATAAAATGTGATTGGCTGAAGACTTGTTATTTTATGGGACCTAGAAGTTTAGAATCAGGAATTTGATTTAAGACCAATAAAATCTAGAACAATTTCTAATAGCTTCATGTCAAGTATTGCCTCAGGCATGTTTCTTGACAGAGAAAAAGATCAAAGATAAAATCAATCGTACCTCCCAGGCATAACCGCTATCATATCCTGTTTCTAGGTCCACAATGTCACCTTCATAAGGGCCAAACCGATATCCTTTAGGAATGAACTTGGTCGCAAAGACTCCCTGACCAGCCCCCGGTATCGATGACTGCTTGACCAGTAGACCATCTGGTAGAGTCTTCATTGCTCTGTCCTTACAGCCTTTAGGGATGGGGTTGTCCTTGATGATGGTGAGGGGATGTTTGGAACACTCACCCTCAAAGACCTCATGACAGTCCTCACAATCTAAAAGAGATTATGTTAGGTATTGAATGATAACATTGCAAATAATATCTACTACTGCACGTGTCTCTTTCACTTCTTATCCTACTATTTACTAAAACAATGCTTTCCCTTCTCCTTGTCATTATCTTCTCTGATTTCTTTTTAGTATCGTCCTTCCTCATTCTTATTCTAAATCTTCTTCTCTTGCTTGTATTCTTTTCTTTATTGTCATGACCCAATCTTCCTttacttcttcttcctctctctctgttAAAATCAGAGCAATATATGCTGtacaaaaacaaagagtttCACAAGTGAGAACATCAAAACAAACGGTACAGAATTATCACTCTATTCAGAGTCATTGATATACTAGTGATAGCCCATGTAGATTTGTACTTAATTTGTAGGAAAATAGGGGTGTAATCAATTATGGTAATATATCTCCATTATATGTTTACTTACAGATGTAATGATCATCATCAGGAACATCGTCTTCTTTGTAGCACTTCCTGGTCACGGATCTTCGAGGATACCTAGATTGTCTAGGCGATGGTTGAAATTTTGCTCTTCTCCTTTCTGAAACCAAAGAGCAAAAAATTGATATGGATGTTCTTATCTCATATAAAGTTAATGATTTGCTATAAAAGTTTTCATCAAATAGTTTCACAGGCTTTAATTAAAATAGAAAGTTGCCTTCAAAAAAATCTATCTTCCTCTTGATGAAGTAAAATTATAATTAGATGCGGTACCTCAAACACAAAAGTTACATTTTATCTGATAATCAGAATCTAACTTTCAAATCTTAGACTGACAAATCTGGAAGGTTTCCTGAAACTTTGTCTTTTCAATAATTGATTGCATTTTGAAAAGATAAACTATTAGTATTTGAATGTACATTCAGCTACTTGATAGGCAAAAATGTCAGTCACATGTGATGTGGGAATTAAGTGAGAGAAATTAAAAGCTGAGTCCACtcacacaaaggttagcgattgatcgctaatttcaGAGAACAATCTGATTGGTTCATGGTAAGTCTACTTAGCAAAATGCACATGCAACGAGGATCTTGATTTGTCCTTTTATTTAGCAATTAATTTCTAACCTTTGTGTAATTGCGCCCTGGTGGTGATATTCAAGCAACCAGATTAATCTCTTTACAGAATGGGGTACCTCAATTTTTGACATCAAGGTTTTGCGCTGGTTTGGGTCACAATTTTATTCagagtaatgatgataataataacaataacaacaataataataatattacacTACTAcaactgctgctgctactactactactattactactacttctactactactactactactactactactacttctactactaatatttataaagcactttttCCAGAGGGTATAAAGGGCCAGCTTtcattttacaatgaaaatacaTTCATTGAAGAAAACTTATTGTCAGGATTCCTACCTAGCTGAGATCTTAGAAAATGGCAGAAAATTACTGTATtagataaaaacattaaatgaAGTACTTATGAGATATTCCATCGACATATTTAGACTATGTTAATTTCACCTGAGAGAGACTTGGCCTTTCCACCTGCTTTCCCTCCAACTTTCATGCAGAATGATTGGGATTGCTTGGAAGTCCGCTCCCTTCCTGGAGATGCTTCTGTCAAGGTTTGCTCAGTCTTGTGATCACATGACTGAGTGTTGAGATCACCTGACTGATCCCCCTGATCACCTGATGATGCTGGATTGGTTTGTGCCTGGGTAGCTTCATCATAGTCCTTCCACTCAAGAAGATCGATGATCCGCTCTCCCCCGATGTGATTGGAATCATCCAAGggattgccatcatcatcatacacgGTACCTGACGTTACAGTGTGCTAGAACAGCAATCCAATGTCAAACAGTTTTAGCATTTGTTTGAAAATACTTCACAATTACATATTGAACAGAAAAGATCCAGAGAAAAGGAAGCCACAACAAAAAGCTAAGATTCATTTAATCTATCACTCACTCTAAAGCACACAACACAAATAATGTGCTAGAAATTGAATGTCCAAAAATATTAACTTTTGTTTGTGGCAAtgtttaacaataaaatattgatcaacattttccaaaaaaaaaacctccacAACCAAAAcatgatatttgtttttaactttAGTTAGACCAACAGCTTCTCACTTTAACAGTACTCTAAGGCACACAAAACAGATGATGTGCAGATAATGATTGCATTATTCTTCAAATATACACATCTAACATCTAATGGAAGAGGTAGCGTACTATTGCATAAAGTTGTGCAATTAAAGCAATCAAATAGTGCTTTTGTTTGGGCTTATATTTGTTTCACTGATTAAGCAGGACACTTTGAGAGAATTGGTTTTCGTAACTTTGAAAGCATGCAGCatcccatttttctttttcaaaattgatatattgCTTTACTTGTATTTTGCTTTTATCTTACATACTTATTTTGtgttttgatgttgttttatttgtttttttttgttagaacTCACTGGTTTTGTACACTCTTGAgatgattttttcttctttgtatgAACTGGTTTGGTTACCTTCTGCTGAACCTTGAACGGTGCATGAAAAGATCCTGTGGGAATGTATGCATAATAATAAGATCGCACCACCATCTTATAATATAATGATCATCATTTATTGTTGGGCATTAGAAAATTACCCATACTTCTTACCTACCTTTGACATGTATAAAACATGTCAAACAAATGCCCTTTTTTCTAGTTCACATGAACAATTGTAATGCTCTAAAATCAACAGGGATTGAGCCTTGAGCAATTAAAAAACTAAAGCAAAAACAGGGGGATGGGGTCTGATGAGCAGGAAGGTTGGTGATCTTACAGAATACCCCAtccaacaataataataatattccgcatttatatagcacttaacaCATCAGAATGACGtctctaagcactttacagatatattatttccccggtcatcggatcatTGCACttccgcatacaatgtatgcaccttctccactccctggggagcattccaacaagagttccaagactcaattgctaggcatactacataggctttcccatcctaccgggtacccatttaacacctgggtggagagtggcaaatcgCGGATTGacgtcttgccaaaggacactaggccatggtgggattcgaacacacgaccctctgattacagaaccgctacaccatggTGCTTCTAATTAATCCTGGTCCTTACCTCTTGATTTCTTTTTAGCTCTCTTAGGTTTCCATTCCTCATCCTCACTGTCACTCTCCTCAACAAtctgtttctttcttcctcGCCGAGGTCGCATGAACTCCGGAGGACCAACCTGTAATCCTGCATTGAAATAATAAGTCATATCTTAGTCTAATTAATCAAACATATACTCTTGCATAAAAATACCACCAAAATTAGatggaatttatttatttcgtatCATTTCTACAGGGTAACCCCATCCGTATTCATACTGATGTACTTGGGGGCCCTGTATGACATAAGACAAAGCAAAAAACAAGCATATACTAGTATACAAtacaaattgaaaatacaaatcctGATTATAAAATGATATGCGACATTGAATCAGTCAAATTTAACTGTCTACTAATTACCGGtacacaaattttaattttttttaatataaaaaaagctTTGTGTATTGATACGTGGTGAGAAAAAAAGGCGCCTGAATGTTACACAACCTGCTTGTAAATTTTCAACTAATATTAAACCATCAATTTTAACATTATCTCATGTGAGGGTACTAGGCTAGTAGAAGttcacaacaacaacaacaaccagtAATGGCACGTCTTAATATGTCACATGACATGGTCCCtacttattcttttatttagtTTCAAAATATGGTTTAACATTATCTAAATCATTTGAGCTATCGAATGAAAGCCTCAGTCTCTGTTTCACTGGTTGTCTCACTAGACTCGCTTTTGCTTCACAGTTCACTACACTAAAATAACGGAGAGAATTCAGTTGTCTATGACAAATATAGATTTCATTCTTGCATAGTTGAACCATTctgttatttattgttttaaagaTTTCTTGTGTTTATGGTCCAGAACAAGTTTTACAAGGTAGATAATGACTATGAAACCTTATATATTTTAATGTAGATCTgcaataacaaaacatatttttgaccaccccaataaaaaaaacaaagcaagCTGTTTTTGCAGGTTGAGATCTAGCTTAGATATGGAAATACTGTAAAATTTACCATTACTTAGGTCTGAAACAGACTGATAGTAAGcacttttataattattactagAAGTTACTGTGAAAATCAAATGTCGATGTACACGTACCGTATGTACTTAGCCATATACTACAAACACCAATACATAATTTTCTATAAGTTTTCAAAAGATATCCAGAAAGTTTGATTTCACCATGTCTAAGGCTTACACTGCACACAGTTCACTCTTATAATTCCCTAGGCATGTCAAGCAATATTGCACttctattcaaatattttccacACTTTTTAATACAGAACTTTTAGATCAATTTTCTAGAACAAAATCTACATTCGCTGTCCACTGCGATCTGCAGTAGATCAAGAACGACTGAAATTTGTTAAGGAttccttttgtaaaaaaaaaagaaagaaaccaaATTACTTTACtctataatgataaataaagcttcaaaatcaatgaatttttttcaataaatcacaattttttcttcaaatattttggATCCATAAGaatcaaatttgtatttttacatgAAGTCAACTGTGATCTGCAGTAGATTGAGAActactatttctttttaaacttGGGATTCCTTTGGGAAAAAAATCGTCCCTTCTCTGTTAATCTAGCTTCAAAATCTATTTAATAATATTAAATCATGACATCTTTTCTTTGTaaggtttacatgtacatgtagatccatatTTGGCATAAGAATAAAAAACTACTTTGCAGTCAATCGTGTTCTAATGTAGTTCAAGAACTCTTGAATTTTGTTTATTCCTCTGGTCAGAATACTTTTTTAATGCCTCAAGGCCTATAAATAATCTAGCTTTTATATCAGAGAAGATAATGTAGCCCAATACTGACAGTTATACAGATCCACAGTAGATCTAGATAGAAAAGTATTGCAAAACTCTTAAACTTATCTTAAATTTCATCTAAGTTTTTCATTCATATAGAAATTCTAACAGGCATTCTAATCAAAGCAAAATCtgacaaagtattttttcaaaatctttcaaatttcaaagaaGAGAAATTGACAAATGCGCAAATCCAGAGAAGATATGAACACACTGCAAAATTTTTTAATCAGCTTCCCTGAGCtcatgattaaaaatataaacagtTGAAACTACGTTTGAAGCAGATGAAtctaagattttttaaatggggAGGGCCATGATctatttcaaatgatttttttctttaatgagcttctttttgcattttgcgAGTATGAATCAtaagtaaattgccaattcgtccactgccaactcgtccagtCATCGCATGGTCTGCCTTCTTAGTCAAATGCCCTTTCATCCATCAAAATTTCGTCTAGcaaccattttgtccaataaccatttggtccaatcatcacttcgtctaatcaccatttcgtctatagATAACCatatttcgtctaataaccagttggtaaTACCCGCTttcctttcattcattttcacaacactttagtttaattagactaaatggtatatggactaaatggctattggaccaactggatattagacggaattgcattagactaccgtaaatgaaagtagaccatgtggtgagtagacgaactgatagaccaaatggtagaagacgagttggcaattggacgaattggcataagacgaattggaaataaaccgaaTAATAAACCAATGAACCCCAAATAAGTGATATTTTGAATTACACTCTAGAAAatgtgaaatacaaaaaaaatgtctttgttgAAAGTAACGTCATCGTGGCTGAAGATTAACAGGAACAATTAATTCTCTTTCATTAGTTCATCACTATCCCCATTTCCAAAGTTCTGGGAAattttgactgaatttcaaaggaaataatTCTGCTTTGGGAACGCTTGGCCCCCGTCttaagagttacgattgatctgatcaattcaacctcaactatggaaagccagcaacatccacatctaaaatgtatgtttgttaaaaaCGTTATCTATTGTACATTATGAAGTATACtcatcaaaatattgttttcttgacaatttggtgcattcaactttgtttacaaaggacattttgcaaatttcctgtagaaaaaattatgacactgatggacttccatagagttacgattgattggatgaatcgcaactctttgtaagacggggccctggcctACAACATGTACATACCAACTTCAATCATCATCTCGTAGTTCTCTTTGATGTTCTTGAGACGAAGCTTCTCATAGTCACTGGTCTCTGCCCATTCTTTGGCTGTGAAGAAAGCCTGAACAGCCGAGTAATCATCCGTTGCTGGGAGAGGCATGATGACTGAATGGTCTAGATCAATATCAAGCCCAAAGATTTCCTGTggataaaaaaaagatagatcTAGCCATTTTAGGGCACAGATAcaaattgatgatgaagattttGACTACCGGTACTGTATTTATAGGTACACTGATAGGGATACTAGATCTAGAGGAgtaggtacatgtattacaGATTTACAGCCTGATTGATTGAAGATTCAAGAAAAAGACAATAACAGAAATAGATCTAGGTCTAAATAGGGTTTAGAACTTAGATTCTCAAGGGTCTAGTCTaagttacatgtagatctaagcTGGTCAAATATCTAGACCTAGATTCTAAATCTGCTCCTGTGAGCAGCCACCCCCATGCAACTTTTTCTGTAGTCCTAAAATCTAgtggtctagatctagataatAATTTCTACAGCAAAATATGAACCATTGACTTCTTTctcataaataaaaatcatattagATCCGTTGCTATAAAATTGAACACATAAAGCTTCTGTAAATAGCTTTAAAAAAAGTAAGATCTAGGATCGAAGTTAGATCTAACTTTTAGACCTAAGTAAACGTATAGTATAGTCTATATAGATCTACTAGTTAGTATCTAGACCTATTTCTTAACTCAGATTAGAAGTTAAGAAACTGCCATTTTCCGTCCTTGACTAGCATACCATCTGACCAGGGAAGTCTGATCTGACCAAAGCCTAGGCCTAGATATTATTATAATGCATGGTACCGATTTCTAAATGTCGAGCGAAACCGTAGACTTTTTAGTACTGGACTTCTGCATTCACCGAGTAGACTCTAGAGACTAGATCCAGACTCTAGATCCAAGTCCAACTAAGTTAATTTCTGAAgggatataggcctactcattATCATAGTCATATAGggcctagatctaaaaatattttttgaacagTCTAGATTCTAGATCTAACTAACGTTAGGGCCTAGATATAAGTAACAGTAACACCAGTTAGACTCCTCTAACTAGGGTTAAGGCATAGGCTAAGGTTTGCAAAACTATTGGCTAGTTATTGGGTTTTTATTCACCACAGGCCgcacacggggggggggg
It includes:
- the LOC129263856 gene encoding zinc finger protein 724-like produces the protein MPLPATDDYSAVQAFFTAKEWAETSDYEKLRLKNIKENYEMMIEVGLQVGPPEFMRPRRGRKKQIVEESDSEDEEWKPKRAKKKSRGSFHAPFKVQQKVTKPVHTKKKKSSQECTKPHTVTSGTVYDDDGNPLDDSNHIGGERIIDLLEWKDYDEATQAQTNPASSGDQGDQSGDLNTQSCDHKTEQTLTEASPGRERTSKQSQSFCMKVGGKAGGKAKSLSERRRAKFQPSPRQSRYPRRSVTRKCYKEDDVPDDDHYIYCEDCHEVFEGECSKHPLTIIKDNPIPKGCKDRAMKTLPDGLLVKQSSIPGAGQGVFATKFIPKGYRFGPYEGDIVDLETGYDSGYAWEICTESKAHHYVDSNSELTGNWMRYINCARNEGEQNLVAFQYLGEIYYRTFKPICPGRELLVYYGEQYAKDLGITSQLNKLSVETDSGVYRCEYCGSLYAIPLVLARHLKYKHGHRGVIPPADAPKEDILQFIKGEIQKPALSRVMKINTSTGIRNYGSNAVSNYKIRNYCKAEMKRFDKNILPHEILAGKIENIKTNRNADIFDKQCNEFQDNISEGKENHVGEILCTNEDNPTKHKQSHTGEKPYVCDQCFKAFNLEGNLTKHKRIHAGEKPFECDQCGKAFNREDPLTKHKRVHTSEKPYVCDQCGKAFNQSNDLTKHKRIHTSEKPYVCDQCGKAFNQSNDLTKHKRIHTGEKPYVCDQCGKAFNLERNLTKHKRIHTSEKPYVCDQCGKAFNQEQNLTKHKRIHTGEKSYACDQCGKAFNQIQNLTIHKRIHTGEKPYVCDQCGKAFNHESNLTKHKRIHTGEKPYVCDQCGKAFNQSNDLTKHKRIHTGEKPYVCDQCGKAFNREDHLTKHKRIHTGEKPYVCDQCGKAFSDGSHYSRHKRTCLGANTQCNKKNVQTQNNIIQTNEI